The uncultured Desulfatiglans sp. DNA window CATATTAGGCAAGAAACGGCGACGAGCCGAGGAACGGGAGCATCTCGCCTGGCTGTTGACCCGGCTGCTGGTCTTGAGCGAAAGCCGGGGTCCCCACGCAACCGGGGTGGCCTGGCTCAATCGTGACGGCGAGCATCGCCTCTTCAAAAGACCGGTCTCCGCCGGACAGTTCGTCATCGACAAGGCATTCCACGAGGTCGTGGCCGGCATCGATAACCGTACAACGGTTCTGCTCGGCCACACGCGCTGGCGGACCCGCGGGGATGAACGGGTCAATCGCAACAACCACCCGATCCGGGCCGGGGATGTCATCGGCACCCACAACGGCACCATCTACAACGCCGATTACCTGTTTCGCCGTTTCAAACTGAAGCGCTTCGCCGAAGTGGACAGCGAGCTGCTCTTCCGCCTGGCGGCCAGGGCCGCACGGAGCGGCCGGATGGATGTCGAGTGGTTCAAAGAAAGGCTTCGGCGCTGCCGGGGCCAGATGACAGCGGTGCTCGCATCCCGGCTCGATCCTGAAACCATCCTCGTGCTCAAGGGAAACAAACCGCTCGAGCTTCGCATCCACCGAAAGCATCGGGCGGTGCTCTACGCCTCCG harbors:
- a CDS encoding hypothetical protein (Evidence 5 : Unknown function): MCGLAGVILGKKRRRAEEREHLAWLLTRLLVLSESRGPHATGVAWLNRDGEHRLFKRPVSAGQFVIDKAFHEVVAGIDNRTTVLLGHTRWRTRGDERVNRNNHPIRAGDVIGTHNGTIYNADYLFRRFKLKRFAEVDSELLFRLAARAARSGRMDVEWFKERLRRCRGQMTAVLASRLDPETILVLKGNKPLELRIHRKHRAVLYASDPAFLDAVLAEERGWWELSVPSMSMIVFRHEVLTEFSRESLEFIVQEKRGKAP